A region from the Corallococcus silvisoli genome encodes:
- a CDS encoding metallophosphoesterase family protein, with translation MRFSFVHAADLHLDTPFRGVATHGPLLERFQQSTFHALARIVDVCLRERVTFLLLAGDLFDVRDRSVRARLALRAELSRLDRAGIQTFIVHGNHDPLSGDTGTLGLPASVKVFGAEWEDVEVRREGRRLCHVQGVSYPDVEVRENLSARFRRTGEHFSVGLLHANLGSDAGHANYAPCTAADLAAGGLDYWALGHVHTRAEHLLPGGGVAVYPGNPQGRHVHETGERGCVVVDVEDGVARRRFVPVDRVRWHRLDVPLSGVASLDMLQAVATEVVESRCAEDFDGHAVRLTLAGRGPLHRELSRPGARAQLEADLRERLARAHPPVLLESLRDGSRPEVDLEAVRAGGGFMGTLLDEAQALAQDGEALAALWDEEDLTTLGQRLKRLGVDALEAPRPELVTQAGQRGVEQLHEEAS, from the coding sequence ATGCGCTTCTCCTTCGTGCACGCCGCGGATCTGCATCTGGACACGCCGTTTCGGGGAGTGGCCACGCACGGCCCGCTTCTGGAGCGCTTCCAGCAATCCACCTTCCATGCGCTCGCGCGCATCGTGGACGTGTGCCTGCGAGAGCGGGTGACGTTCCTGCTGCTGGCCGGGGACCTGTTCGACGTGAGGGACCGCTCCGTGCGGGCGCGGCTGGCCCTGCGCGCGGAGCTGTCGCGGCTGGACCGGGCGGGCATCCAGACCTTCATCGTCCACGGGAATCATGATCCGCTGAGCGGGGACACGGGGACGCTGGGGCTGCCCGCGTCGGTGAAGGTATTCGGGGCGGAGTGGGAGGACGTGGAGGTGCGGCGCGAGGGCCGGCGCCTGTGCCACGTCCAGGGCGTGTCCTATCCGGACGTCGAGGTGCGCGAGAACCTGTCCGCGAGGTTCCGCCGCACTGGCGAGCACTTCAGCGTGGGCCTGCTGCACGCGAACCTGGGGAGCGACGCGGGCCACGCGAACTACGCGCCCTGCACGGCCGCGGACCTGGCGGCGGGAGGGCTGGACTACTGGGCGCTGGGCCACGTGCATACGCGCGCGGAGCACCTGCTCCCGGGCGGCGGCGTGGCGGTGTACCCGGGCAATCCGCAGGGCCGGCACGTGCATGAGACCGGCGAGCGCGGCTGCGTGGTGGTGGACGTGGAGGACGGCGTCGCGCGCCGGCGCTTCGTGCCGGTGGACCGGGTGCGCTGGCACCGGCTGGACGTGCCCCTGTCGGGAGTGGCGTCGCTGGACATGCTCCAGGCGGTGGCCACGGAGGTGGTGGAGTCACGGTGCGCGGAGGACTTCGACGGGCACGCGGTGCGCCTCACGCTGGCCGGGCGCGGGCCGCTGCACCGCGAGCTGTCGAGGCCGGGCGCCCGCGCGCAGCTGGAGGCGGACCTGCGCGAGCGGCTGGCGCGAGCACACCCGCCGGTGTTGCTGGAGTCGCTGCGGGACGGCAGTCGGCCGGAGGTGGACCTGGAGGCGGTGCGCGCGGGGGGCGGCTTCATGGGCACGCTGTTGGACGAAGCGCAGGCGCTGGCGCAGGACGGCGAGGCGCTCGCGGCGCTGTGGGACGAAGAGGACCTGACGACGCTGGGGCAGCGACTCAAGCGGCTGGGTGTGGACGCGCTGGAGGCGCCCCGACCGGAGCTGGTGACGCAGGCGGGGCAGCGGGGCGTGGAGCAGCTCCACGAGGAGGCGTCATGA
- a CDS encoding outer membrane beta-barrel protein, with amino-acid sequence MRPVTSWLFLSPLPSFVLAALTVAPLAHAGADVPTDVPSGEPPAPLAFADFSWLPGNAGASERPLSHGPFTGEFRLDTAYHYSFNRPQDDTLAGSSEVFRHGEVQVTQLGIGGDFLYKNVMGRLMTQFGMYSQTTPRNDASPSRGQWSLDNACRYISEAYGGYHFDALKGINLQAGIFMSYIGLWSYYNADNWTYQPSYVSSNTPWFFNGVRAQIFVSDTLKIEPWLVNGWQSYGRFNEGYGVGGQLLWRPTGWLSVVGNQYYGTDTLGTPGRKRVHTDDSVMVKYLDTPNGFLRKAAVSLTLDAGCEFGGGVNCGSQYFLGFMAYHRMWFHQDRLALTVGGGAITNPGRYLVLLPPINGATAASGTPYFTASPGDRYRAWDFQVAADVIPQPFLTFRVEFNHRAANVPYFSGPGGVTPPGGNQGAPGSLVDGWSPDLVKTENRLTAALMVKL; translated from the coding sequence ATGAGACCCGTCACCTCCTGGCTGTTCCTGTCGCCGTTGCCATCCTTTGTGCTCGCGGCGCTCACCGTGGCTCCGCTCGCCCACGCGGGGGCCGATGTCCCCACCGATGTCCCCTCCGGTGAGCCTCCCGCGCCGCTGGCCTTCGCGGACTTCTCCTGGCTGCCCGGCAACGCGGGCGCCAGCGAGAGGCCCCTGTCCCATGGGCCGTTCACCGGCGAGTTCCGCCTGGATACCGCGTACCACTACAGCTTCAACCGCCCCCAGGACGACACCCTCGCTGGCTCCAGCGAGGTCTTCCGCCACGGCGAGGTGCAGGTCACGCAGCTGGGGATCGGCGGTGACTTCCTCTACAAGAACGTGATGGGCCGGCTGATGACCCAGTTCGGCATGTATTCACAGACAACGCCGCGCAACGACGCGAGCCCCTCGCGCGGACAGTGGAGCCTGGACAATGCCTGCCGATACATCTCCGAGGCCTACGGCGGCTATCACTTCGACGCGCTGAAGGGCATCAACCTGCAGGCTGGCATCTTCATGAGCTACATCGGCTTGTGGAGTTACTACAACGCGGACAACTGGACCTACCAGCCGTCCTACGTGTCGTCGAACACGCCGTGGTTCTTCAACGGTGTGCGCGCCCAGATTTTCGTGAGCGACACCCTGAAGATCGAACCGTGGCTCGTCAATGGCTGGCAGTCGTATGGCCGCTTCAACGAGGGCTACGGCGTGGGCGGGCAGCTGCTGTGGCGCCCCACGGGCTGGCTGTCGGTGGTGGGCAACCAGTACTACGGCACGGACACGCTGGGGACGCCGGGCCGCAAGCGCGTGCACACGGATGACAGCGTGATGGTGAAGTACCTCGACACGCCGAACGGGTTCCTCCGCAAGGCGGCGGTGTCCCTCACGCTGGACGCGGGCTGTGAGTTTGGTGGTGGCGTGAATTGCGGCTCGCAATACTTCCTGGGGTTCATGGCCTACCACCGCATGTGGTTCCATCAAGACCGTCTGGCATTGACGGTGGGCGGCGGCGCCATCACCAACCCCGGGCGCTACCTGGTGCTGCTGCCGCCCATCAACGGGGCGACCGCGGCCTCGGGCACGCCGTACTTCACCGCGAGCCCGGGCGACCGCTACCGCGCCTGGGACTTCCAGGTGGCGGCGGATGTGATTCCCCAGCCGTTCCTCACCTTCCGCGTGGAGTTCAACCACCGCGCCGCCAACGTGCCGTACTTCTCCGGTCCGGGAGGCGTCACGCCGCCGGGTGGCAACCAGGGCGCGCCCGGGTCACTCGTGGACGGGTGGAGCCCCGACCTGGTGAAGACGGAGAACCGCCTCACCGCCGCGCTGATGGTGAAGCTGTGA
- a CDS encoding SAM-dependent methyltransferase: MKPLSALSSTSSSTLARALDTDDAKAPAIPPHPTPFEVRAHHESLAARGLERFGPGRRVHCHTGLVDRLPPPGAPGPELRDRLRAAQEALLQELARAMGRIPDGCEVLDMGGILGGGALYWAQEHRASVTALVTVPAQVERVRRFALEAGVADRVQPLLCTGEAPWERERYDAIIAVENTCALPRAEWLRRVHTRLRPGGMLAVADCFWVRPSAVPPSDDPWRKHLGSMSAFLAAAHDAGLELEAHDDVSARTVGFWTLSSELLIHEHMARAAPDTRSLRAALNAVRMESRRDHLWLQQGLLDGGLEYALLVLRREP; the protein is encoded by the coding sequence ATGAAGCCCCTGAGCGCTCTCTCCTCGACGTCCTCCTCCACGCTCGCGCGCGCCCTGGACACGGATGACGCCAAGGCCCCCGCCATCCCGCCACACCCGACGCCCTTCGAAGTGCGCGCCCATCACGAGTCCCTGGCCGCGCGCGGACTGGAGCGCTTCGGCCCCGGTCGCCGGGTGCATTGCCACACGGGACTGGTGGACCGGCTGCCCCCGCCTGGCGCGCCCGGCCCCGAGCTGCGCGATCGCCTCCGGGCCGCACAGGAGGCGCTGCTCCAGGAGCTGGCGCGCGCCATGGGCCGCATCCCGGACGGCTGCGAGGTGCTGGACATGGGCGGCATCCTGGGCGGCGGCGCGCTGTACTGGGCCCAGGAGCACCGCGCGTCCGTGACCGCGCTCGTGACCGTGCCCGCGCAGGTGGAGCGGGTGCGCCGGTTCGCGCTCGAAGCAGGCGTGGCGGACCGAGTGCAGCCCCTGCTGTGCACGGGCGAGGCGCCCTGGGAGCGCGAGCGCTACGACGCGATCATCGCCGTGGAGAACACCTGCGCCCTTCCCCGCGCGGAGTGGCTGCGGCGGGTGCACACCCGGCTCCGGCCCGGCGGCATGCTGGCCGTGGCGGATTGTTTCTGGGTGCGTCCCAGCGCGGTGCCTCCGTCCGACGACCCCTGGCGCAAGCACCTGGGCAGCATGAGCGCGTTCCTCGCCGCCGCGCACGACGCGGGCCTGGAGCTGGAGGCGCACGACGACGTGTCCGCGAGGACGGTGGGCTTCTGGACGCTCAGCTCGGAGCTGCTGATCCACGAGCACATGGCCCGCGCCGCCCCCGACACGCGCAGCCTGCGCGCCGCGCTCAACGCGGTGCGGATGGAGTCCCGGCGCGACCACCTGTGGCTGCAGCAGGGCCTGCTGGACGGGGGCCTGGAGTACGCGCTGCTCGTCCTGCGCCGCGAGCCCTGA
- a CDS encoding sensor histidine kinase, translating into MKSPPASAPRGVTAFRRWVHAQDASRLLASERVGPCLGFVLRSTALLGVVTCVPRVSDFFAVPLVPALACFAPCAVNTLAFAAVHSRRERVALWGWLWRAQSLALLHFFLASLMALAAIPGAIVFGVLLLCTTAVHGRRHRVTWREPFLVVGTLAAVLCAAPLAASTGHAVLFVVVGPAALLAELYLGTLATRYDRARADADRLRAAVHAQLLEQQERDVGRLTQAMAEILGHHQEMDQALHHAGTAADMMKAFGTQRGLVARTGFEDQARQLQDSLRQLQEMVKEVRAKSRRFAGAEPEAVDLGLVLDSVQAHVSLRFPDVAIHIHVEPPPRPRALLRGGPLMLRRVVENLVVNACEGNGEQGASRVYIRARTEPLSGRLEVEIEDDGPGFPPERLLAPAEELYTTKPQGTGLGLYTSECLLRASGGLLHRHNGPGGGALLRILLPREYQ; encoded by the coding sequence ATGAAGTCCCCGCCCGCGTCCGCTCCCCGCGGGGTGACGGCCTTCCGCCGCTGGGTGCATGCCCAGGACGCAAGCCGGCTCCTCGCCTCGGAGCGCGTGGGCCCCTGTCTCGGCTTCGTCCTGCGGAGCACCGCGCTCCTGGGCGTCGTCACCTGCGTCCCCCGCGTGAGCGACTTCTTCGCCGTGCCCTTGGTCCCCGCGCTCGCGTGCTTCGCGCCCTGCGCCGTCAACACGCTCGCCTTCGCGGCCGTCCACTCGCGCCGCGAACGCGTGGCCCTGTGGGGCTGGCTGTGGCGGGCGCAGTCCCTGGCCCTCCTGCACTTCTTCCTCGCGAGCCTCATGGCGCTCGCCGCGATTCCCGGGGCCATCGTCTTCGGCGTGCTGCTCCTCTGCACCACCGCCGTGCACGGCCGGCGCCACCGGGTGACGTGGCGCGAACCGTTCCTCGTCGTGGGCACGCTCGCGGCCGTGCTCTGCGCGGCGCCCCTGGCCGCCAGCACCGGACACGCGGTGCTCTTCGTCGTCGTGGGCCCCGCGGCCCTGCTCGCGGAGCTGTACCTGGGCACGCTCGCCACGCGGTACGACCGGGCCCGCGCGGACGCCGACCGCCTGCGCGCCGCCGTGCACGCGCAGCTGCTGGAGCAGCAGGAGCGCGACGTGGGCCGCCTCACCCAGGCGATGGCGGAGATCCTCGGCCACCACCAGGAGATGGACCAGGCGCTGCACCACGCGGGCACCGCCGCGGACATGATGAAGGCGTTCGGCACGCAGCGCGGCCTCGTCGCGCGCACCGGCTTCGAGGACCAGGCCCGCCAGCTCCAGGACAGCCTGCGGCAGCTCCAGGAGATGGTGAAGGAGGTGCGCGCGAAGAGCCGCCGCTTCGCCGGCGCGGAGCCGGAGGCCGTGGACCTGGGGCTCGTCCTGGACTCCGTGCAGGCCCACGTGTCGCTGCGCTTCCCGGACGTGGCCATCCACATCCACGTGGAGCCGCCGCCGCGGCCACGCGCGCTCCTTCGCGGCGGCCCCCTCATGCTGCGCCGGGTGGTGGAGAACCTGGTTGTCAACGCATGCGAGGGCAATGGCGAACAGGGCGCATCCCGGGTCTACATCCGTGCGCGCACCGAACCGCTCAGCGGACGGCTGGAGGTGGAGATCGAGGACGACGGCCCCGGCTTCCCCCCAGAGCGACTCCTCGCCCCAGCGGAGGAGCTCTACACGACCAAGCCCCAGGGCACGGGGCTGGGCCTCTACACCAGTGAATGCCTGCTGCGCGCCAGCGGTGGCCTGCTCCACCGCCACAACGGGCCGGGCGGCGGCGCCCTGCTCCGCATCCTGTTGCCCCGGGAGTACCAATGA